The genome window GCTTCAGGTCGCTGTCTGTGAGGGCGGCGACGGCAAAGCCGCGGCGGCGCAAGTCGCCGACCAGTTCGCGGCGAAGGTGAGCGGGTAGCCGTGGCCGGACAGTCGCCTTCGCCTCGCCGCAGCCGCAGCCGCAGCCGCAACCGCGGCACGCGCCGCCTGGTCGCGGTGCTCGCCGCCGCCGGCCTGACCGGCGTCACGGTCGTCTCCGGACCCGCCGCGCGGGCCGCCGTGGTGCCGCACCGGAGCGCCGCGCCGACCAGCACCGTCTACACCTGGCACCTGTCCCAGGACGCCGACCCGTCCGCGCCGCCGGACGTCCCGGACCAGATCGGCGGCGGCTCGGCCCAAATCCAGTCCGAGATCACGGACTACAACACCAAGGCGCAGGCTCTGCAGAGCGAATCGGCGAAGGTCTCGGCCGAGACCGACTCCCTCACGCAGCGCGAGTCGGACCTGGAGAATCAGGCCAACCAGGTCACCGGCAAGCAGTCCAGCCTGGAGAGCCAGGCCGGCTCGCTGGAAAGCCAGATCAGCGACCTCAACACCCAGATCGCCGCCCACAACGCCGAACCGCACGTCTTCGAACTGCCGGACCAGCAGGCGGCGTACGACGCGTACAACGCGGAGAAGGCAAGCCTCGACGAGCGCAAGGCGGCCTTGCAGAGCCAGGCGGACTCGCTGCAGTCCAGCCTGACGAACCTGCAGAACACCGAGTCGTCGATCCAGGCGCAGCAGACCCAGCTGCAGGGCGACGTCCAGAAGCACAACGACGAAGTCACGTCGATGCAGAGCGAGGCCTCCGACCTCGACGCCGAGCGCCAGAAGATCCTCAGCGACGTCGCGGAGTACGAACAGCAACTCGCCTCGGAACCGGACACCGCGCCCTACGAGGACGCGCCCGGCGGCGACGCCTCGGATCCCGCCGGCGACCCGTCCGACCCGGCGGCCGACCAGGCCCCGCCGGACACGAACCAGTCCCAGCCCGCGATCAGCGGCGGCGACTCGGCCGAACCGGACGTGACCTACGAGCCGGCTCCGGGCGACAGCGGCGCGTCCGAACCGGAGGCAGCCGGCCCGGTCACCCAGGCACCGGTGCGCGTGACACTGTCACCGGACGCGGTGCGCTCCCTGCCGCCGGACGAGGCCGCGCACCTCAACCCGACGACCACGTACGACGGCCTGGTCCCGGAGGCCGACGGCGACTACGCGGTGACCGAACCCGAGCCGCCGGCCGGCAAGGAACTGCCGCCCGGCCAGAAAGCCTTCGACGACGCGATCGGCAAGGGCGGGAAAGCGACCGCCGAGGTCGGCGGCGAGAAGGTCACCATCGACCACGTCGACCCCGTGACCAAGGCGCCGCCGGAGGACGTCGGCGGGGACACGCCACGACCGGCGCCGGGGAACGGCACGCCCAACGCCGCGGCGCAGGGGCCCGCGGTCAGTGTGAGCCAGTTGCAGTCGAATCTGGACAACCAGGGGCTCAGCGACGAGGCGTCGCAGTTCGACCTGGAGTACTCGCCGAAGATCACGGACGCGAACGGCAACCCGACCTTCGGCGACGTCCCGATGGACGCCGCGGGGAACCCGGAGCTGGGCGCGGACGGAAAGCCGATCCTCCGGTTCTCCGACCTCGGTCTTCGGAATCCAGGGCAGGCCACGGAGACGTTCGCCAAGGACGAAGTCGAGTACTTCGATACCCAACTCGACAACCCCTGCCACAGCTTCGCCGGCGACACGCGGGTCCTGATGGCGAACGGCACCACCGAACCGATCGCCGAGGTCCGAGCCGGCGACCGGATCGAGAACGCCCAGCCCGGTGGCGGGAACGAAGTCCACACGGTGGACCGGGTGCACGTCACGACGACGGACGCGGACTTCGTGGACGTGCTCGTCGCGACGCCGCAAGGCGTCGAAACGATCACCAGCACCCGCGACCACCCGTTCTACGACGCGACCACGGCAGGGTTCGTCAACGCGGGGTCGTTGGCGCCCGGCTCCCGCCTGCAGAGCAGCTCGGGCCAGGCCGTGGTGGTGCGGGGACTTCGGCCGCACATCGGGCCGATGGTGACCTACGACCTGACGGTCGACGGCGTGCACACGTACTACGTGGTCACGGGCCACACCCCGGTACTGGTGCACAACTGCGGGGGCTGGATCGACGGCCACGAGCCCACCTGCATCTGCGACGGCATGGGCGGCGATCCCGTCTACCCCGAGACGCCCGACCTGGACCAACAGTGGGAGGAAGCCACCGGGGGAACGGCGACCCGCGACATCCACGGCATGCTGCGTGAGGCAGAGCGGGCATCCGGCGACGAAATCTGGAACGACCCCACCAGCGAGATGTACGTCCAGAAGGGCGGGCAGATCGTGAAGGTCCTCGACGTCGGCAATGGAAACTACTCTGTCGCCGTGAGGGACATGTCGAACCCCAACGGCAACTACACGACAGTCATGACCAACTTCACCCAGAAAGAGCTCGACGGCAGGCTCAACAGCGGCACCTGGAGCGCCCCCAATGGCTGAACCGGCGGAAGACCCGACCAGGGAACAGGTGACGCGCGAGTGGAGGGGCGTCATCGATGGGTCGGTGTCCAGGGAGAGCGCGCACCGCTGGGCGGCCACCTGGGTCGAGGATGCCGACTTCGACCCGGCAGATCCGATGATCCTGAACGGCCTCCAGTATGTGCACGGCTTTGATTTGGTGACGGACACCAACGGGGGCTTCGGCCATTCAGCGTCCGGGGTCGACGGGGGCTATATCAAGGACGGCGAGGAGATCGAATCGGATTTACAGCACTGGCTGGGCGAGAACGCGCTTTACGACGAGGACCCGTCCGGGTTCCTGAGCCGGAAGATCGCGCACGCGTTGGAGAGCCTCGAGTGGCGCGGTAGTCCGGGGAAGCCGATCGACAGCGGGGAGGACGCGTCGCCGTAAGCATGTCAGGCACCTCAGTGAAGGTGGATTCGCAGCCAGTCGATGATGATCGGAACGACTTCGGCCAACTTGGACGCGGCGACGTGGCCGGTGCCTTCGATCAGATGGACTTCCGTGTCGCGGCGGCCGGTGAACACCAGGGTGTCGGCGGCGGGGACGTGGACGTCGTCAGCGCCGTTGACGACCAGCATCGGGGCGTTGGCGTCCTTGTCGAGCAGCGGACGCAGCGAGTAGTTCTGCATCATCGCGATCAAGTCGTCGGTCGCGGGCTTCTCGGTCAGGCCCACGGCGTTCCCGAAGATGTCGATCATTCCGAACATCAGGTGCTCGAGGTTGTCGGCGGTGAACCCGGTCTCGACCGGACCGCCGAGGTCCACGGCGGCGTCCACCTCGCCGCCCAGGCCTGAGTGGGCGGCGAAGTAGCCGCCCATGGAGAAGCCGAAATGCCCGACCTTGCCATTGCCGGCGGTCCGGGCGTGCTCGATGAGGCCGCGGACGATCTGGATGCCGCCTTCGGCGGTGAGCGGAACGTCCGACTCACCGGTGCCCGCGTGGTCGAAGGCCATGACCCGGACGTCGGCGTGCTGCGCCAGTTGGACCAGCAGCGGGTGGATGTCCATCTTCCAGGAGTCGACACCGCCGGAGGCCAGCAGGACCGGGCGGCCCTGCTGGCCGAGCAGGTGGACAGGGACCTCCGTGGTGCCGTCGCCGTATGCGACGGTCAGAACCTGCCGGGAGAACGGGACGGGAAAGCCGGGCGATGCCAGCTCGTACTCGCGGATCTGATGGGTCAGAGCAGCGCGCTTGGCGGCGTCCGCCAGGCAAGGGAACTTCGCCCAGCCATAGGCCAGGTAGGCCAGATCGTGGCGGCCTTCAGCGGCGTAACGGCCGGCCAGTGCGGACCATTCGTACACCCAGCCGCCGGGAGCGTCGGCCCACATGTCCACGATCGCGGTACGAACCGAATCGACGTCGCCGGCCGGCAGGCCGAGGTTCAGCATCTGGGGTCGGCGCTCGGCGAACAGATTCGCCGGGTCCAGAGGCCACCGGTAGGACATCGTCGGCTCCTTCGATCGCAGTCAGAACACTGCCAAAGTAGTCGCAGGCCCTTGCGTTGCGATCACACCTGGATTGCACTCGGTTCTGACCTGGTCGCCAGGGCGAGTTGAATCAGCCGGTCGGGTTGGTCAGAGCGAAGGTCTGGCTCTGCAGGGTCGTCGCGTCGTTCGTCTGGGATCCGACCGCGAACAGGGTGTGCCCGATGGAGGCGACGGCCGAGAGGTCACCGCGCGCGGATCCACTCGGCGTCGGCACGACCGTGGTGGTGCTGCCGTCGGACTGCATGGAGACGGTGCCGAAGGACTGGTCGCCGACGAACCAGGCGTCGTGCGGGGCGACCGCGGTCACGCCCTTGAGGTTGACGAACGACCCGCTGAGCGCGGGGGTGGGCACGATGGTCCAGGCGGTGCCGTCCCAGTGCTCGGCCAGGGGATGGCCGCCCAGGGAGCCGACCGCCCACACGTCGCTCGCCGAGGTGGCCGACACAGCGTTCAGGGTGACGCTGAACGACGGGTTGGTCGCCGGGACCGGCAGCGACTTCCAGGTGCCGCCGGAGAACCGCTCGACGAACGCGGTGCGGGCCACCCCTTCGGGCTGGATCGGCGTCTGGACCGCGCCGACCGCCCACACCGAGCCGTCGGAGGTGGTGGTGACGCCGGTGAGCAGCGCGGTCGCGCCGGTCGGCAGCGCCACCCCGGTCACGAGCGACCACGAGGTCCCGTCCCAGTGCTCGATGATCGGCTGCGCCTCGTTGACGCCGTCCTGGCCGACCGCCCAGACGTCGTTCGCCGCCCGGGCGGTGACCGCGTTGAGCCGGCTGTTGACGCCGATGCTGGGACTGGGCACGACCGTCCAGGCGCTGCCGTCGAAGTGCTCGGCCAGCGTCCGCTGCGATCCGTCGGCGGTGGCCGTGGTCGTGCCGACCGCCCAGGCGTCGGTCGCCGACACCGCCGCCACGCCGCTGAGCACGAAGTTCGGCTTCGACGTGGCCATCAGGGTCCACCCGACGCCGTTCCAGCTCTCGATCGTGGCCTGCGGACCGGCCCCGCCCACGGCGAACCCGTGGGTGCTGTCGACCATGGCCACGCCATGGAACTGGTTGCTGGTGGTGGTGCCGGCGTTGGCGCTCGGCACGATCGTCCACGGGCTCGTGGCGGCCGAGGCGGTCGAGGCGAGCAGGACGCCGGCGGTCAGGGCTGCGGTGGCAGCGAGCGTGATTCTGCGGCCGAAGCGGGCTCCGGCAGAAGCAATGTTTGTCATGCCCATAGATAGCCGCAGAGGTTACAAATCTCTCGCATAGCGCCCTGGGTTCAGAGCACGGCGACAGCTATGACAGCCAGCTCCCGCCATTCGTCACCGCTCAGCTCTCGACCTGTGCCAGGGTCTCCCGCGACGAGGCGCCGGGTTCCACCAGGCCAAGGACCCGGGACGGCGAGA of Catenulispora sp. MAP5-51 contains these proteins:
- a CDS encoding polymorphic toxin-type HINT domain-containing protein, with protein sequence MAGQSPSPRRSRSRSRNRGTRRLVAVLAAAGLTGVTVVSGPAARAAVVPHRSAAPTSTVYTWHLSQDADPSAPPDVPDQIGGGSAQIQSEITDYNTKAQALQSESAKVSAETDSLTQRESDLENQANQVTGKQSSLESQAGSLESQISDLNTQIAAHNAEPHVFELPDQQAAYDAYNAEKASLDERKAALQSQADSLQSSLTNLQNTESSIQAQQTQLQGDVQKHNDEVTSMQSEASDLDAERQKILSDVAEYEQQLASEPDTAPYEDAPGGDASDPAGDPSDPAADQAPPDTNQSQPAISGGDSAEPDVTYEPAPGDSGASEPEAAGPVTQAPVRVTLSPDAVRSLPPDEAAHLNPTTTYDGLVPEADGDYAVTEPEPPAGKELPPGQKAFDDAIGKGGKATAEVGGEKVTIDHVDPVTKAPPEDVGGDTPRPAPGNGTPNAAAQGPAVSVSQLQSNLDNQGLSDEASQFDLEYSPKITDANGNPTFGDVPMDAAGNPELGADGKPILRFSDLGLRNPGQATETFAKDEVEYFDTQLDNPCHSFAGDTRVLMANGTTEPIAEVRAGDRIENAQPGGGNEVHTVDRVHVTTTDADFVDVLVATPQGVETITSTRDHPFYDATTAGFVNAGSLAPGSRLQSSSGQAVVVRGLRPHIGPMVTYDLTVDGVHTYYVVTGHTPVLVHNCGGWIDGHEPTCICDGMGGDPVYPETPDLDQQWEEATGGTATRDIHGMLREAERASGDEIWNDPTSEMYVQKGGQIVKVLDVGNGNYSVAVRDMSNPNGNYTTVMTNFTQKELDGRLNSGTWSAPNG
- a CDS encoding alpha/beta fold hydrolase is translated as MSYRWPLDPANLFAERRPQMLNLGLPAGDVDSVRTAIVDMWADAPGGWVYEWSALAGRYAAEGRHDLAYLAYGWAKFPCLADAAKRAALTHQIREYELASPGFPVPFSRQVLTVAYGDGTTEVPVHLLGQQGRPVLLASGGVDSWKMDIHPLLVQLAQHADVRVMAFDHAGTGESDVPLTAEGGIQIVRGLIEHARTAGNGKVGHFGFSMGGYFAAHSGLGGEVDAAVDLGGPVETGFTADNLEHLMFGMIDIFGNAVGLTEKPATDDLIAMMQNYSLRPLLDKDANAPMLVVNGADDVHVPAADTLVFTGRRDTEVHLIEGTGHVAASKLAEVVPIIIDWLRIHLH